Proteins encoded together in one Lathyrus oleraceus cultivar Zhongwan6 chromosome 5, CAAS_Psat_ZW6_1.0, whole genome shotgun sequence window:
- the LOC127081190 gene encoding protein MAIN-LIKE 2-like yields MLLIGSFLFPEGSGSSMHIMYLPLLRHIDRIGSYSWGSACLAYLYSSLCKNSHKDTSTFSGCAVLLQAWGWSRLPSLAPVNNNPFTFPYAKKWSARGMNYKRCPRHCITQYRNLLDHLRPADFIWRPYLNMDHEHQINPEDAAVWTTCTPIIRFTTVELHNTDRVKLQFGMVQNIPDPPASLGEWHMRKVNDQWNYNPWQTFTRSECRKWKHRHDHVLTDAVMPNEVKPSRTYMAWYRSVGFQFIADDMYLYDPRQTSYTQEGSTSNPQQHSQPGYSQPPIRQTFRSTNTQTYNQNMPFTQPQNQEHPPYHHQQMDHQPSTEHRFAPTPSPYQSRLTQNTNRPITYRSQELQTSQYQNIPQPYLFQTPPTTFPTFPRPIIVTHVPLQPSWSPIHESTTPQLLWHGS; encoded by the exons atgttgttaataggatcctttttatttcccgaaggtagtggttctagcatgcatattatgtacttacctttacttagacatatagatagaataggtagttatagttggggatccgcatgtctagcctatctttatagttctttgtgcaaaaactcccacaaagatacttctacattttctggatgtgctgttttgctacaagcatggggatggtcaagactaccgtctctagcaccggtcaataacaaccccttcacttttccatatgcaaaaaa atggtcggcacgcggtatgaattacaaaagatgtccgagacactgtattactcaatatcgcaacctgttggatcaccttcgaccggcagac ttcatttggcgtccataccttaatatggatcatgagcatcagatcaaccctgaagacgcagccgtatggacaacatgcacaccgataatacggttcacaacagtggagctgcacaacaccgatcgtgtgaagctgcagtttggtatggtccagaacatcccagatcccccagctagcctaggagaatggcatatgcgtaaagtgaacgaccaatggaactacaacccttggcaaaccttcacaagatcagagtgtcgcaagtggaagcaccgtcatgaccatgtcttaactgacgcagtcatgccaaatgaggtaaaaccaagtcgtacttatatggcttggtatagatcagttggatttcaattcatcgccgatgatatgtacctctacgacccacgccagacaagttacacacaagaaggctcaacatctaacccccaacaacattctcagcccggttactcacaaccacctatccgacaaactttccgttccacaaacacacaaacatacaaccaaaacatgccattcacccaaccccaaaaccaagaacatcccccataccaccaccaacaaatggaccatcaaccttcgaccgaacatcgcttcgcacccacaccatcaccctaccaaagtcgccttacccaaaacactaaccgccccatcacctaccgtagccaagaactccaaacatcacaataccaaaacatcccacaaccatatctcttccaaacacccccaacaacctttccaacctttcctagacccatcattgtcacccatgtcccccttcaaccgtcctggtcgcccatccatgagtcaaccacaccccaacttctctggcatgggtcatga